The proteins below are encoded in one region of Bdellovibrio bacteriovorus:
- a CDS encoding S8 family peptidase: MFSRKVWIAACCVGLLFFGGLGFYLYSIEENSPSRTQSSSKKDSDRLFENSFITSKTDKVEDEPSALFNDPAISQAWGLKKSDAARAWSVTKGSRDIVVAVIDTGIDVKHEDLKGNLWKNPGETGLDAQGRDKATNGIDDDGNGFVDDVYGWNFVSNNNKLDDNHGHGTHIAGIIGAEAGNNKGITGISPEVSLMILKYYDPKVPGTDNLKNTVASIRYAVKMGAHIINYSGGGTEFSQEEYDAVAEAEKKGILFVAAAGNERSNSDQFHYYPADYKLKNIISVTAIDPSTQVLASSNYGIETVDIAAPGQNILSCLPGNAYGYMTGTSQATAFVTGAAALTMAHKQSFRAEDVKKYILATGDAQSQLASKTRTSRQLNLYKALTILDQGVSATGVVAVNTQNMKLFTADPNEKRNRDLENGIDPTTKEMSQFGRSLIDAIGPKSRPSKLGTKQGSEGF, from the coding sequence ATGTTTTCTCGCAAAGTGTGGATTGCAGCATGTTGTGTCGGTTTATTGTTCTTTGGTGGATTGGGTTTCTACCTTTATTCTATTGAAGAAAACTCCCCTTCTCGCACACAGAGTTCCAGCAAAAAAGACAGCGATCGTCTTTTTGAAAACTCTTTCATCACTTCTAAAACTGACAAAGTCGAAGACGAGCCCAGTGCTCTTTTCAATGATCCCGCGATCAGCCAAGCTTGGGGTTTGAAAAAATCCGATGCCGCTCGCGCGTGGTCGGTCACTAAAGGCAGCCGCGATATCGTGGTGGCCGTGATCGATACAGGAATTGATGTGAAGCACGAGGACCTCAAAGGCAATCTTTGGAAAAATCCAGGTGAAACAGGTTTAGACGCCCAAGGCCGCGATAAAGCGACCAACGGTATCGATGATGACGGTAACGGTTTTGTCGACGACGTTTATGGTTGGAACTTTGTTTCTAACAACAACAAACTCGACGACAACCACGGTCACGGCACTCACATTGCCGGAATCATTGGTGCGGAAGCTGGAAATAACAAAGGTATCACCGGGATTTCTCCGGAAGTCAGCTTGATGATCCTTAAGTATTACGATCCGAAAGTTCCCGGCACAGACAACTTGAAAAACACGGTGGCTTCTATTCGCTATGCCGTAAAAATGGGGGCTCACATCATCAATTACTCTGGTGGTGGGACGGAGTTTTCTCAAGAAGAGTATGATGCTGTTGCTGAAGCCGAGAAAAAAGGAATTCTTTTTGTCGCAGCGGCAGGAAATGAGCGTTCGAACTCGGATCAATTCCACTACTACCCGGCCGATTATAAATTGAAGAACATCATTTCGGTGACGGCGATTGACCCGTCAACCCAAGTATTGGCGTCTTCAAACTATGGTATTGAGACTGTCGACATCGCAGCTCCAGGACAAAACATTCTTTCTTGCCTTCCCGGAAATGCTTACGGGTACATGACCGGAACTTCGCAAGCCACTGCGTTTGTGACCGGTGCTGCGGCTTTGACGATGGCACACAAGCAGTCTTTCAGAGCAGAAGATGTGAAGAAGTACATTCTTGCCACCGGCGATGCCCAATCACAGCTCGCTTCAAAAACCAGAACATCTCGTCAGTTGAATCTTTATAAAGCACTTACGATTCTAGATCAGGGTGTTTCCGCGACAGGTGTTGTTGCCGTGAATACGCAAAACATGAAGCTTTTCACTGCGGATCCGAATGAAAAACGAAATCGTGATCTTGAAAATGGTATTGATCCGACAACTAAAGAGATGAGCCAATTCGGCAGATCCTTGATCGACGCCATCGGCCCAAAATCTCGTCCATCAAAACTAGGTACGAAACAAGGTTCGGAAGGATTCTAA
- a CDS encoding lytic transglycosylase domain-containing protein: MPKIILAFSFFSVILGCATTSRFDTRIDKRLTPPVPNFISKWKNAPVSDLEKLEVGAKEDNIRWWKTYTLAMAKKTTAPKEACEGFKSLSSENDFPLHDLALLRAYETCVNDKALAELPGSTVPWYRDLLVDIKLKEALETSDLRDDMTAYVEKARLDNNKKNKEEFYLKALLAAQKSESKEDIEQIQTALYKNSPRLNPLPLEKDLSNVASDYRFHREFDHALKTYKKILASEQTGPDEYFQTLKNIRQTYKVAQQRSDYINATADLVNWSKKQFQKSKKDRRAIARYHDAQVLFAKTLWTEDQTSQAVKVLNETHRLLRGIYPMDEVYFIQGRIDEEKGNFTKALEYFEASYQQPVSLPGLRDKIAWLKSWNYYKLEKWEEAKTSFEQMRDLVKDPADKSRARFWLARSLEKLGKNSDAQNELQGLIKEDPLGYYGVLAVRELKQSFTPLKIDNKELQGLSLLGVSELDPQMRLTTEWLISVDEKPFAEKVLNIAVEDLKKKKVTSEETWLAISSGYARTGLYLPLFSAIGALDSSVKDRLLNDHPDLLFPQPFSDIIAQASDKSGTPQAFIYAIIRQESAFNPEARSSVDAFGLMQLLPSVAKQLAKRNSLEYSEANDLFKPEINIPLGAFELKSLMKKYDDQFILAVSGYNANDSAIRGWLKTRFREDSVEFIEEVPYEETRAYIKLVMRNYIFYQRLLNTTSGTPFPEELLSLKSNKKKDIVKEESISQQL, translated from the coding sequence ATGCCGAAAATAATTCTCGCCTTCTCATTTTTTTCCGTCATCTTAGGTTGTGCTACGACATCGCGTTTTGACACGCGTATCGACAAACGCTTAACTCCACCCGTTCCTAATTTCATTAGCAAATGGAAGAATGCTCCGGTTTCTGATTTAGAAAAATTAGAAGTCGGCGCTAAGGAAGATAATATTCGCTGGTGGAAGACCTATACTTTGGCGATGGCTAAAAAGACAACGGCCCCTAAAGAGGCTTGTGAGGGCTTTAAGTCGTTGTCTTCAGAAAACGACTTTCCCCTTCATGATCTGGCGTTGCTTCGCGCCTACGAAACCTGTGTGAACGACAAAGCCTTGGCGGAGCTTCCCGGAAGTACAGTGCCCTGGTATCGTGATCTTTTAGTCGATATCAAATTGAAAGAGGCATTAGAAACATCGGATCTGCGCGACGACATGACGGCTTATGTTGAAAAAGCTCGTCTTGATAACAACAAGAAGAACAAAGAAGAATTTTACTTGAAAGCTCTTCTTGCAGCTCAGAAGTCTGAATCCAAAGAAGACATCGAGCAGATTCAAACTGCGCTTTACAAAAACTCTCCACGTCTAAATCCTCTTCCTTTAGAAAAAGATTTAAGCAACGTCGCTTCAGATTATCGCTTTCATCGTGAGTTCGACCATGCGCTAAAGACTTATAAAAAAATCTTGGCGTCAGAACAAACGGGCCCGGATGAATACTTTCAAACTTTGAAAAACATCCGTCAGACTTACAAGGTCGCGCAACAGCGTTCGGATTATATCAACGCGACAGCCGATCTTGTGAACTGGTCTAAAAAACAATTCCAAAAGAGCAAGAAAGATCGTCGTGCGATTGCCCGCTACCACGATGCCCAAGTTCTTTTTGCTAAAACACTTTGGACGGAAGATCAAACTTCGCAAGCGGTGAAAGTTCTAAACGAAACTCACCGTCTGCTTCGTGGTATCTATCCAATGGATGAAGTTTATTTCATTCAAGGACGTATTGACGAAGAAAAAGGCAACTTCACAAAGGCTTTAGAATACTTCGAGGCCAGCTACCAACAGCCGGTCAGCTTACCAGGCCTTCGCGATAAAATCGCGTGGTTGAAATCTTGGAACTACTACAAGCTGGAAAAATGGGAAGAAGCGAAGACAAGCTTTGAACAAATGCGCGATCTCGTGAAAGATCCTGCCGACAAATCACGTGCCCGTTTCTGGCTGGCTCGTTCCTTAGAAAAGCTGGGTAAAAATTCCGATGCTCAAAACGAACTTCAAGGTTTGATTAAAGAAGATCCACTAGGTTACTACGGCGTTTTAGCTGTTCGTGAACTTAAACAGAGCTTCACGCCACTTAAGATCGACAACAAAGAACTTCAAGGTTTAAGCCTTCTAGGCGTTTCGGAGCTAGATCCACAAATGCGTTTAACGACGGAATGGTTGATTTCTGTCGACGAAAAACCTTTTGCCGAAAAAGTTCTGAACATCGCGGTTGAGGATTTAAAAAAGAAGAAAGTGACTTCCGAGGAAACTTGGCTTGCGATTTCTTCTGGCTATGCGCGCACAGGCCTTTACCTGCCACTCTTCTCTGCGATTGGCGCATTGGATTCTTCTGTGAAAGATCGTCTCTTGAACGATCATCCAGATCTTTTATTCCCGCAGCCGTTCTCAGACATCATCGCGCAAGCTTCTGATAAAAGCGGAACGCCTCAGGCGTTCATCTATGCGATCATCCGTCAGGAGTCTGCCTTTAATCCAGAAGCTCGCAGCTCGGTCGATGCTTTCGGGCTAATGCAACTTCTTCCAAGCGTGGCGAAGCAATTGGCGAAAAGAAATTCGTTAGAGTATTCCGAAGCCAATGACTTGTTTAAACCAGAGATCAACATCCCGCTGGGTGCTTTTGAATTAAAGTCGTTAATGAAAAAGTACGACGATCAATTCATCTTGGCCGTGTCGGGTTACAACGCCAATGACAGTGCGATCCGCGGCTGGTTGAAAACCCGCTTCCGCGAAGACTCTGTTGAATTTATCGAAGAAGTTCCTTACGAAGAAACTCGCGCTTACATCAAATTGGTGATGAGAAATTATATCTTTTATCAAAGACTTCTGAACACGACATCGGGAACACCGTTCCCGGAAGAACTTCTTTCTTTGAAATCGAATAAGAAAAAAGACATTGTGAAAGAAGAAAGCATCAGTCAGCAGCTTTAA
- the htpX gene encoding protease HtpX, with protein sequence MAFLKRIGLFVLTNVLVMVTIGIVWSLVSRFLGLAGLNSYIPFLMAFCLVWGMGGAFISLLMSKWMAKMFHGVKIIEPNNQNPELRALVNKVHDFARRAQLSKMPEVGIYESVDINAFATGPSKSNSLVAVSTGLLQRMNEKELDGVLAHEVAHIANGDMVTMTLIQGIVNAFAMFFSRILANLVASNVEERYREIVRFAVTILGDIAFTLLGSIVVNYFSRRREFRADAGGAKYSSRENMIAALQKLRSVYDLPIPPEEGQTATLMISNRDKGGIAKLFMTHPPLEVRIQALQTGRI encoded by the coding sequence ATGGCATTTTTAAAACGTATCGGTTTATTTGTTCTTACAAACGTCCTTGTCATGGTGACGATCGGAATCGTTTGGTCTCTTGTGAGCCGATTCCTTGGTCTTGCAGGTCTTAACTCTTACATCCCATTCTTGATGGCGTTCTGTTTGGTTTGGGGTATGGGCGGCGCCTTCATCTCTTTGCTTATGTCAAAGTGGATGGCGAAAATGTTCCATGGTGTAAAAATCATCGAGCCTAACAACCAAAATCCAGAACTTCGCGCCTTGGTAAATAAAGTCCACGACTTTGCTCGTCGTGCGCAACTTTCCAAAATGCCTGAAGTCGGTATCTACGAATCTGTCGACATCAATGCGTTTGCGACAGGACCATCTAAATCCAACTCTCTAGTTGCGGTTTCTACAGGTCTTTTGCAAAGAATGAACGAGAAAGAACTTGATGGAGTTCTGGCCCACGAAGTGGCGCATATCGCAAACGGAGACATGGTCACAATGACTTTGATCCAAGGTATCGTGAATGCCTTTGCGATGTTCTTCTCACGTATCTTGGCGAACCTGGTCGCTTCCAACGTGGAAGAGCGCTATCGTGAGATCGTTCGCTTTGCGGTGACAATCCTAGGCGACATCGCGTTCACATTGTTGGGATCTATCGTCGTAAATTACTTCTCTCGTCGCCGTGAGTTCCGTGCGGACGCGGGTGGCGCGAAGTATTCTTCTCGCGAAAATATGATTGCGGCTTTGCAAAAGTTGCGTTCAGTTTATGATCTGCCAATTCCTCCAGAGGAAGGTCAGACTGCGACTTTGATGATTTCAAATCGCGACAAAGGTGGAATTGCGAAATTGTTCATGACGCATCCTCCACTAGAAGTGCGTATCCAAGCTCTTCAAACGGGCCGTATCTAA
- the clpA gene encoding ATP-dependent Clp protease ATP-binding subunit ClpA — protein MMSRELERKLAEATELAKRHHHEFVTLEHILLVLTESPLMVEILEACAVNVQKLRQDLRDHLKSGIPQITDDQLSSYGGFDSWTPEFTLACHRLIQRAAIQMKSAGRNQISEGSLLVSLFYEQDSHATFALARQGLTQFDIINYISHGITKDGKEHDIPPSAAPRSSEYQGESYEEGRSSPLESFCVNLNDKAKLGKLDPLIGREDVIERTIQVLCRRTKNNPLLIGEPGVGKTAVAEGLAQKIVQGNVPEKLKNAVIYSLDLGGLLAGTKFRGDFEGRLKAVVKDIAKRPGAILFIDEIHTIVGAGATSGGSMDASNLLKPALASGDISCIGSTTHVEYRQYFEKDRALNRRFQKIDINEPSNEDAVKILRGLRKSYEEFHEVQYTEEALRAAVELSQKHIHGKLLPDKAIDVLDEAGAHFRLKFEHAEDVKIDAPEVEETIAKMTGLPIASISSSEKTQLRDLDKKLKALIFGQDEAIDRLVSSIKFSRSGLGRPNKPIGSFLFTGPTGVGKTEVCRQLAQILGVHFERFDMSEYMEKHAVARLVGAPPGYVGYEEGGLLTEAVTKNPYGVFLLDEIEKAHTDVTNILLQVMDAGRLTDSNGRVADFKNVILVMTSNAGALETSRGTIGMVEENRSSLSMDAIKKAFSPEFINRLDAVVSFRDLSEDMVTKITQKFVDELKMVLLEKKVELNVSQEVIKWLMKKGYDKVYGARPLARAVDEHLKKALVDELLFGRLVDGGRVNVELEKDILKFHFSTTPNGTGQKNQKQPVTT, from the coding sequence ATGATGAGCCGCGAACTTGAGCGGAAGCTCGCCGAAGCAACTGAACTCGCCAAACGCCACCATCACGAATTCGTGACATTAGAACACATCTTGTTGGTGCTAACTGAATCTCCTTTGATGGTTGAGATCCTTGAAGCTTGCGCCGTCAACGTGCAAAAACTTCGTCAGGACTTGCGCGATCATCTGAAATCAGGAATTCCTCAAATCACCGATGACCAGTTGTCATCATACGGCGGATTTGACTCTTGGACTCCGGAGTTCACCCTTGCCTGCCACCGTCTGATTCAACGTGCTGCCATCCAAATGAAAAGTGCTGGCCGCAATCAAATCAGTGAAGGCAGCTTACTTGTTTCTCTTTTTTACGAGCAAGATTCTCACGCCACTTTCGCTCTGGCGCGACAAGGTCTTACTCAATTTGACATCATTAATTATATTTCCCATGGGATCACAAAAGATGGAAAGGAACACGACATTCCTCCTTCTGCGGCTCCCCGTTCAAGCGAATATCAAGGCGAATCTTATGAAGAAGGTCGCAGCTCTCCGCTTGAAAGTTTCTGTGTCAACTTGAACGACAAAGCCAAGCTTGGAAAATTGGATCCATTGATTGGTCGCGAAGACGTGATCGAAAGAACGATTCAAGTTTTGTGTCGTCGTACGAAAAACAATCCTCTGCTTATCGGCGAACCCGGTGTTGGTAAAACGGCCGTGGCCGAGGGACTTGCACAAAAAATCGTGCAAGGAAATGTTCCGGAAAAACTTAAAAACGCTGTGATCTACTCTTTAGATTTAGGTGGATTGCTTGCGGGAACGAAATTCCGTGGGGATTTTGAAGGACGCTTGAAAGCTGTCGTCAAAGACATCGCAAAACGTCCAGGCGCGATTTTATTCATCGACGAAATTCACACGATCGTGGGTGCCGGTGCAACAAGCGGAGGCTCTATGGATGCCTCAAACTTGTTAAAGCCCGCTCTAGCAAGTGGCGATATCAGCTGTATTGGCTCGACCACTCACGTGGAATACCGTCAGTACTTTGAAAAAGATCGTGCGCTAAATAGACGCTTCCAAAAAATTGATATCAACGAACCTTCCAACGAAGATGCTGTTAAAATCCTCCGTGGTCTTCGTAAATCATATGAAGAATTTCATGAGGTCCAATACACAGAAGAAGCTCTGCGTGCGGCGGTCGAGTTATCGCAAAAGCACATTCATGGAAAGCTTCTGCCAGATAAAGCCATCGACGTTTTGGATGAAGCGGGAGCTCACTTCCGCTTAAAATTCGAACACGCTGAAGATGTGAAGATCGATGCACCTGAAGTGGAAGAGACCATCGCGAAGATGACAGGTCTTCCAATCGCAAGTATTTCTTCGAGTGAAAAAACGCAGTTGCGTGATCTTGATAAAAAATTAAAAGCTTTGATCTTCGGTCAAGACGAAGCCATCGATCGCTTGGTCTCAAGTATCAAGTTTTCTCGCAGCGGATTGGGGCGACCTAATAAACCTATTGGCAGCTTCCTTTTCACCGGGCCTACGGGTGTGGGTAAAACCGAAGTGTGCCGTCAACTTGCACAGATTCTAGGTGTTCACTTTGAGCGCTTTGATATGTCTGAGTATATGGAAAAGCATGCGGTTGCTCGCCTAGTCGGTGCGCCTCCGGGATATGTGGGTTATGAAGAAGGCGGTCTTTTAACAGAGGCCGTAACGAAAAATCCTTATGGAGTTTTCTTACTGGATGAGATTGAAAAAGCTCATACCGACGTGACCAACATTCTTTTGCAAGTCATGGATGCCGGTCGCCTCACCGACAGCAATGGACGTGTTGCTGACTTTAAAAACGTTATCCTTGTTATGACTTCAAATGCCGGAGCTTTAGAAACTTCGCGCGGCACGATCGGCATGGTGGAAGAAAATCGCAGTTCACTTTCTATGGATGCCATTAAAAAAGCGTTCTCTCCTGAGTTTATCAATCGTTTGGACGCGGTTGTGTCCTTCCGTGATCTCAGCGAGGACATGGTCACGAAGATCACCCAAAAATTCGTGGACGAATTAAAAATGGTTCTTCTCGAGAAAAAAGTGGAACTGAATGTTTCTCAAGAAGTAATTAAGTGGCTAATGAAAAAAGGCTACGACAAAGTTTACGGTGCCCGTCCTTTAGCGCGTGCCGTGGATGAGCATCTGAAAAAAGCCTTGGTCGACGAATTACTTTTTGGACGCCTGGTCGACGGTGGACGTGTCAATGTGGAACTGGAAAAGGATATTTTGAAGTTCCATTTTAGCACCACCCCTAACGGCACTGGTCAAAAGAATCAAAAACAACCCGTCACGACGTGA
- the clpS gene encoding ATP-dependent Clp protease adapter ClpS → MSMGNNDNNNNGSNYPFSSPEGEAGVQLVPKLDTPKMYKVILLNDDYTPMDFVVLVLRRFFAKTEEQATQIMLDVHKKGAGVAGVYSLEIAEMKVMQVNQFAQLNQYPLKSTLEEEA, encoded by the coding sequence ATGAGTATGGGAAACAACGACAATAATAATAACGGCAGTAATTATCCATTCTCGAGTCCGGAGGGAGAGGCTGGCGTCCAGCTTGTCCCAAAACTAGACACTCCGAAGATGTATAAAGTAATTCTTCTTAATGATGATTACACGCCGATGGATTTTGTGGTTCTTGTATTGCGTCGTTTTTTTGCGAAAACAGAGGAGCAAGCGACGCAAATCATGTTAGATGTACATAAGAAGGGTGCAGGTGTCGCCGGGGTCTACTCCTTGGAGATTGCGGAAATGAAGGTGATGCAAGTCAATCAATTCGCGCAACTCAATCAGTATCCCCTAAAAAGTACACTGGAGGAGGAAGCATGA
- a CDS encoding type IV pilin protein: MLFSSKNSQRGFSLVELMVVVAIIGILAAIAVPSVNKYMAKARQSEAKTNLSSLYTAEKAFYSEYNTYDSRFAAVGYTPEGSLRYNVGFSATGTVAGIANGYSTTPANEFYSAGGPGTAYCGAAGAFLRGCTMLNGATGAAPPAIEDGICTVSTSGVAAGCTTRVDNFQAGAVAVIQTSAPVREDRWAIDSSKVIRNTQIGIQ; encoded by the coding sequence ATGTTGTTCTCTTCTAAGAATTCTCAACGCGGTTTCTCGCTCGTTGAGTTGATGGTTGTGGTGGCAATCATCGGTATCCTCGCTGCAATCGCAGTTCCATCTGTAAATAAATATATGGCGAAAGCTCGTCAGTCTGAAGCTAAGACGAATTTGTCTTCATTGTATACGGCTGAGAAAGCTTTTTATTCTGAGTATAACACGTACGACAGCCGTTTCGCGGCGGTTGGTTATACGCCTGAGGGTTCGCTTCGTTATAATGTTGGGTTTTCTGCAACGGGCACAGTGGCTGGTATCGCGAATGGTTATAGTACGACTCCTGCCAATGAGTTTTACTCTGCTGGTGGTCCCGGAACCGCATATTGCGGAGCTGCGGGTGCGTTTCTACGTGGATGTACAATGTTGAATGGTGCAACAGGAGCTGCACCTCCAGCAATCGAAGATGGTATTTGCACAGTGAGTACGAGTGGAGTTGCCGCTGGATGTACTACTCGCGTTGACAACTTCCAAGCAGGAGCTGTAGCTGTTATCCAAACCTCAGCTCCGGTTCGTGAAGACCGTTGGGCTATCGACAGCTCAAAAGTTATCCGTAATACTCAGATTGGTATTCAATAG
- the dnaJ gene encoding molecular chaperone DnaJ, with amino-acid sequence MAQRDYYEILGVAREADQDTIKKAYRKLAMQFHPDKNPGNKEAEDKFKEAAGAYEVLSDPDKRAKYDRFGHDAFTGRGGGGAGFTDVEDIFSHFGDIFGDFFGGGMGGQQRQRRDRNSPRRGSDLRYVTEVTLKDVITGLEKEIEFDTDKNCDDCKGSGAEKGSQVTTCTMCGGSGQVVRSQGFFAMASTCPQCQGQGTTIKNPCKSCKGKGRVAEHRKIRLNIPAGVDTGTRLRVATEGEGGYMGGPPGDLYVEIRVKPHNHFERRGDDLVAELSVPYVQMLLGAEIEVPTVTSKATVEVPKGSHPGDTVKLQGEGLPSLRGNRRGDIYFHINVQLPDKLNKDEEKLLREIAKARGLKVSPEGGGFFGRKK; translated from the coding sequence ATGGCTCAAAGAGACTACTACGAAATTTTAGGCGTTGCCCGTGAAGCAGACCAAGACACGATTAAAAAAGCTTATCGTAAATTGGCGATGCAATTCCATCCTGATAAAAATCCAGGCAACAAAGAAGCCGAAGATAAATTTAAAGAGGCTGCCGGAGCTTACGAAGTTCTCAGTGATCCAGATAAGCGCGCGAAATACGATCGCTTCGGTCACGACGCGTTCACAGGCCGTGGCGGTGGTGGAGCTGGCTTCACCGATGTGGAAGACATCTTCTCTCATTTCGGCGATATTTTCGGAGACTTCTTCGGTGGAGGCATGGGTGGACAACAACGCCAACGCCGCGACAGAAATTCACCACGCCGTGGTTCTGATTTAAGATACGTCACTGAAGTCACATTGAAAGATGTGATCACAGGTTTAGAAAAAGAAATCGAATTCGATACCGATAAAAACTGCGACGACTGCAAAGGCTCTGGCGCAGAAAAAGGTTCGCAAGTTACGACATGTACAATGTGCGGAGGCTCAGGCCAAGTCGTGCGCTCGCAAGGTTTCTTTGCAATGGCTTCGACATGTCCTCAGTGTCAGGGGCAAGGAACCACAATTAAAAATCCTTGTAAGTCCTGCAAAGGTAAAGGCCGCGTCGCTGAACATCGCAAGATCCGCTTAAACATCCCAGCCGGTGTCGACACAGGCACAAGACTGCGTGTAGCTACAGAAGGTGAGGGCGGCTACATGGGCGGCCCTCCAGGAGATTTATACGTAGAAATCCGCGTGAAGCCCCACAATCACTTCGAGCGTCGTGGTGATGACTTGGTCGCAGAGCTTTCGGTTCCGTACGTGCAAATGCTTCTTGGCGCAGAAATCGAAGTTCCAACGGTTACGTCAAAAGCGACAGTGGAAGTTCCAAAAGGCTCTCATCCAGGTGATACAGTGAAACTTCAAGGCGAAGGCCTACCATCATTGCGTGGAAATCGTCGCGGTGATATCTACTTCCACATTAATGTGCAACTTCCAGATAAGCTGAATAAAGACGAAGAAAAACTTCTTCGCGAAATCGCCAAAGCCCGCGGGCTGAAAGTCTCCCCAGAAGGCGGCGGATTTTTTGGACGCAAAAAATAG